One segment of Panicum virgatum strain AP13 chromosome 3K, P.virgatum_v5, whole genome shotgun sequence DNA contains the following:
- the LOC120698795 gene encoding probable E3 ubiquitin-protein ligase LUL4 codes for MGASSSRRRRDDYYPPPPPPPHHYSSYPPPPHHHHHHPPPPPPHHRAPPPPPPPASSYYYHPQPPPPHAYHGPWHPAPAPPPPLQQPQPQPLALTGPPPEYVEHQQAQKVKNYVNLHKDTIRLEPDGADPDRRLVAFTFDAVTDGSVTIYYFAKEGKDCSFSSVYPELQTPTKIPFQKGLAQRFIQPSGSGVDLGFFSLDELSNPSGEVFPLVVYAEAYPSPDEGGPSVNSTRAQITLAVLEKHNNDLRVKVIKQILWIDGVRYELQEIFGLVNSTEADVADADADDTGKECVICLTEPRDTAVMPCRHLCLCSECAKTLRFQSNKCPICRQPVEKLMEIKVRSPEP; via the exons ATGGGCGCctcgtcgagccgccgccgccgggacgactactacccgccgccgcccccgccgcctcaCCACTACTCCTCGTACCCGCCCCCGCCgcaccatcaccaccaccacccgcctcctcccccgccgcacCACCGGgctccccctccgccgccgccgcccgcctcctcgTACTACTACCAcccccagccgccgcccccgcacGCGTACCACGGCCCGTGGCACCCGgcgcccgcaccgccgccgccgctgcagcagccgcagccgcagccgctcgCGCTGACGGGCCCCCCGCCCGAGTACGTGGAGCACCAGCAGGCGCAGAAGGTGAAGAACTACGTCAACCTGCACAAGGACACCATCAGGCTCGAGCCCGACGGCGCCGACCCCgaccgccgcctcgtcgcctTCACCTTCGACGCGGTGACCGACGGCAG TGTGACTATATATTACTTTGCCAAGGAAGGAAAAGACTGTAGTTTTTCTTCAGTATACCCAGAATTACAGACGCCAACAAAGATACCCTTCCAGAAAGGGTTAGCCCAAAGGTTCATCCAGCCCTCTGGATCTGGTGTTGACTTGGGATTCTTTTCTCTTGATGAGCTTTCAAATCCATCAGGGGAAGTATTCCCTCTGGTAGTTTATGCAGAAGCATATCCATCTCCAGATGAAGGTGGCCCGTCAGTAAACTCCACTCGTGCACAGATTACTCTTGCTGTTTTGGAGAAGCATAACAATGACCTTCGAGTCAAAGTTATCAAGCAAATCTTGTGGATTGATGGAGTGAGGTATGAGCTACAGGAAATTTTCGGTCTTGTCAACTCCACAGAAGCGGATGttgctgatgctgatgctgaTGACACGGGAAAGGAATGTGTTATCTGCTTGACAGAACCAAGGGACACTGCTGTTATGCCTTGTAGACATTTG TGTTTGTGCAGTGAATGTGCAAAAACTCTACGATTTCAGTCAAATAAATGCCCCATATGCAGACAGCCTGTTGAAAAACTAATGGAGATCAAAGTTAGAAGTCCTGAGCCATAA
- the LOC120698796 gene encoding uncharacterized protein LOC120698796, whose protein sequence is MEVEAMLEDDVFFAELSKRISLLITDDDEGAADFAAAAQFIPAAAAAAPLTGFASLGHVPPRQQQGGASSLLVPPPYTLYHHHHGASYGGDSAARAAAWQQHGSKGTGVFIPRSTPGAAHPKKKSKNRGAAAAAAAKAARAAQAGANALAAGGPAKKRA, encoded by the exons ATGGAGGTGGAGGCGATGCTGGAGGACGACGTGTTCTTCGCCGAGCTCAGCAAGCGGATATCGCTGCTCAtcaccgacgacgacgagggcgccgccgacttcgccgccgccgcgcagttcatccccgccgccgccgccgccgcgcccctcacg GGGTTCGCGTCGCTCGGCCATGtgccgccgcggcagcagcaggggggCGCCTCGTCGTTGCTGGTGCCACCGCCCTACACGttgtaccaccaccaccacggcgcCAGCTACGGCGGGGACAGCGccgccagggcggcggcgtggcagcaGCACGGCAGCAAGGGCACCGGCGTGTTCATCCCGCGGTCCACGCCCGGGGCCGCGCACCCcaagaagaagagcaagaacaggggcgccgccgccgccgccgccgccaaggccgcgcgggcggcgcaggccGGCGCCAACGCCCTGGCCGCCGGCGGGCCCGCCAAGAAGCGCGCCTGA
- the LOC120698797 gene encoding uncharacterized protein LOC120698797 codes for MSAHLSPPHHPSLAAGDAKKQPHLGADPGRRTSSCFGGDHSSTKKPGPSAAKLALASFLGVIVLLAADASLAGAGAHRRLRRQYLRYVGIGVGVGVGGGGASAGSPPAWLSVPDRPNFTDDLLARWLAPGGSPCRDARTANISVPALDGAAARGEAAELGAGEIHEFTFWALDGAGGRRCLGGDYFEVDLSGAAWKSRPPVVDRGDGSYSVRLQVAPRFAAGEFRLTVVVLFRSFEGLKFSSARFKYRAELRRIPLLFRRPGGNASLPALEVCRSADFARDAWSGRWTRLARNDGCEDVDAAGRYRCLEPDHPCEAPWCHGPLGALESNGWVYSAHCSFRLFAADAAWRCLDGKWLFFWGDSNHVDTIRNLLTFVLGITDTSVVTRRFDAVFTNPSGGPGTLRITSIFNGHWNMTMNYLGLHSLRNRGFRQLIRSYFVSGDRVPDVVILNSGLHDGCYWTSVRAYAQGAEFAAQFWSDVMAKVRARGHAVPRVFYRTTIATGGYARDLAFNPSKMEVFNGVLVEKMRRHGVLTGGVIDNFDMTFPWHYDNRCNDGVHYGRAPARLVWRDGKVGHQYFVDLMLGHVLLNAICNG; via the coding sequence ATGTCGGCGCACCTCTCGCCGCCCCACCACccatccctcgccgccggggacGCCAAGAAGCAGCCGCACCTCGGGGCCGACCCCGGCAGGAGGACCTCCTCCTGCTTCGGCGGCGACCACAGCAGCACCAAGAAGCCCGGGCCCTCCGCGGCCAAGCTCGCGCTCGCGTCCTTCCTCGGCGTCatcgtcctcctcgccgccgacgcctccctcgccggcgcgggcgcgcacCGGCGCCTACGGCGCCAGTACCTGCGCTACGTCGGGATCGGGGTCGGGGTCGGGGTCGGGGGCGGGGGCGCGAGCGCCGGTTCTCCGCCCGCGTGGCTCTCCGTTCCGGACCGCCCCAACTTCACCGACGACCTCCTCGCGCGGTGGCTCGCGCCGGGGGGCTCCCCGTGCCGGGACGCGCGCACGGCCAACATCTCCGTCCCGGCCCTcgacggcgccgcggcgaggggggaggcggcggagctcggcgcggGCGAGATCCACGAGTTCACGTTCTGGGccctcgacggcgccggcgggcggcgctgcctcGGCGGGGACTACTTCGAGGTCGACCTCTCCGGGGCCGCGTGGAAGTCGCGGCCGCCCGTCGTGGACCGCGGCGACGGCTCCTACTCCGTCCGCCTCCAGGTCGCGCCCCGCTTCGCCGCGGGGGAGTTCCGCCTCACCGTCGTCGTCCTCTTCCGCAGCTTCGAGGGGCTCAAGTTCTCCTCCGCCAGGTTCAAGTACCGCGCCGAGCTGCGCCGCATCCCGCTCCTGTTCCGGCGGCCGGGCGGCAACGCGTCGCTCCCGGCGCTGGAGGTGTGCCGCTCCGCGGACTTCGCGCGCGACGCCTGGTCCGGCCGGTGGACGCGGCTCGCCAGGAACGACGGCTGCGAGGACGTCGACGCAGCGGGCCGGTACCGGTGCCTGGAGCCGGACCACCCGTGCGAGGCGCCGTGGTGCCACGGCCCGCTCGGCGCGCTGGAGAGTAACGGGTGGGTGTACTCGGCGCACTGCTCCTTCAGGCTCTTCGCGGCCGACGCGGCGTGGCGGTGCCTCGACGGCAAGTGGCTCTTCTTCTGGGGCGACTCCAACCACGTCGACACCATCCGGAACCTCCTCACCTTCGTCCTCGGCATCACAGACACGTCCGTCGTGACGCGCCGCTTTGACGCCGTGTTCACGAACCCCAGCGGCGGTCCGGGGACCCTGAGGATCACGAGCATCTTCAACGGCCACTGGAACATGACCATGAACTACCTCGGCCTGCATTCCCTCCGGAACAGGGGGTTCCGGCAGCTGATCCGGTCCTACTTCGTGTCCGGTGACCGTGTCCCAGATGTCGTCATCCTCAACTCCGGCCTGCACGACGGGTGCTACTGGACCAGCGTCCGTGCCTATGCCCAGGGCGCCGAGTTCGCGGCACAGTTCTGGTCGGATGTCATGGCTAAAGTGCGCGCTCGTGGCCACGCCGTGCCGAGGGTGTTCTACCGTACTACGATCGCGACTGGGGGTTATGCTAGGGACCTGGCATTCAATCCGAGCAAGATGGAGGTGTTCAATGGCGTGCTCGTTGAGAAGATGAGGCGGCATGGGGTGCTCACCGGCGGGGTGATCGACAATTTCGACATGACATTCCCATGGCACTATGATAACCGCTGCAATGACGGTGTGCACTAcgggcgcgcgccggcgaggctggTGTGGCGGGATGGCAAGGTTGGGCACCAGTACTTCGTGGACCTGATGCTGGGCCATGTGCTCCTCAATGCCATCTGCAATGGATGA